Proteins encoded by one window of Bactrocera oleae isolate idBacOlea1 chromosome 4, idBacOlea1, whole genome shotgun sequence:
- the LOC106614486 gene encoding stromal membrane-associated protein 1 isoform X2, which translates to MGNSRARAVYEAQLPDGFRRPQTDTALESFIRAKYEHKKYLAREWVPPSPPKVDWAKEIDEELERQKRKKKAAQACTSMGLSVMSAIGGGGDKKSSTSLASVSKSTPLPAPLPKPKAGQAGSGCSPKTQRITANSNVGEGNQSSDLLGLSSPTKPVQNSMGNSTGQDLQNDSFTGFLSAVPSAASQTDQNKAAELNGQNATQNSLAKDEEDFFNQGSLSGGEKDKSGKLTKDSILALYGTATTSNVASHNPHSGQLPFNQPQPMFAATGAYSGGMAPGYMSGGGAPHPQQHQFMTPPNSTSMYNAPVMTAPTAFTTPGMHLGGAGATGGFGAQFPGTTSTGVYTQQHMSSLGNMMTNNGQPVSNLNLMHANQNLLSGMSMMGMGATTTGMMQQPPMSMSMPLGNMQMSSAFQAAPTAGPGATSTNTHGLNQQFSNLNIGNVWQ; encoded by the coding sequence ATatgaacataaaaaatatttagcacgTGAATGGGTGCCACCATCGCCGCCTAAAGTAGACTGGGCGAAGGAAATCGATGAAGAATTAGAGCGACAGAAACGTAAGAAAAAAGCAGCTCAAGCTTGCACTTCAATGGGATTGAGCGTGATGAGTGCCATTGGTGGCGGAGGTGATAAGAAAAGTAGTACATCTTTAGCATCAGTATCTAAATCAACGCCACTACCAGCACCGTTGCCAAAACCGAAGGCCGGACAAGCTGGAAGTGGCTGTAGCCCTAAAACTCAGCGTATTACAGCAAATTCCAACGTTGGCGAAGGCAATCAGAGTAGCGATTTGCTGGGTCTGTCCTCACCCACAAAACCCGTCCAGAATAGTATGGGTAATAGTACAGGACAAGATTTGCAAAACGACAGCTTCACCGGTTTTCTTAGTGCAGTACCATCCGCAGCGTCACAAACAGATCAAAATAAAGCAGCGGAATTGAATGGACAAAATGCCACACAAAATTCGCTTGCAAAAGATGAGGAAGACTTCTTCAATCAGGGATCTCTGAGTGGTGGCGAAAAAGATAAATCAGGGAAGCTTACTAAAGATAGTATATTAGCATTGTACGGTACAGCAACAACCAGCAATGTAGCCTCCCACAATCCGCACAGCGGCCAATTGCCTTTTAACCAACCGCAACCGATGTTTGCTGCAACTGGGGCCTATTCGGGTGGCATGGCTCCTGGTTATATGAGCGGTGGAGGTGCACCACATCCTCAGCAACATCAATTCATGACACCGCCAAATTCCACCAGCATGTATAATGCTCCCGTTATGACGGCTCCTACGGCATTCACCACACCCGGAATGCATTTGGGTGGCGCTGGTGCAACTGGTGGTTTTGGTGCACAGTTTCCGGGAACGACTAGTACTGGCGTGTACACACAGCAACATATGTCCAGCCTAGGAAATATGATGACTAACAATGGACAACCAGTTAGCAATTTAAATCTAATGCACGCAAATCAAAATCTACTGAGCGGAATGTCTATGATGGGCATGGGCGCAACTACGACGGGAATGATGCAACAGCCACCAATGAGTATGAGTATGCCCTTGGGAAATATGCAGATGTCAAGTGCGTTTCAAGCCGCACCAACTGCTGGGCCCGGTGCTACGTCCACCAATACACACGGTCTAAACCAGCAATTCAGCAACTTAAATATCGGTAATGTGTGGCAGTGA
- the LOC106614489 gene encoding protein FAM8A1, protein MASVDKENDIKNEKKCEDSTTPPVGAEAQQLDAEKEKLVTSAPTAESDIGHEITTKEAYFASLNEWVKHANISQNAMALFPLYLIHSYPQVFQNLINNPLSGLGGTIPPINTQAVPANTPNLNAADANAIGERGRVLFQYRILSDQLQSELIHRTGGYEYVIAPFWKRVVAEIIDMVILLLLKIVVTFTIMNLFDLDLGFDLDKEVLRKAIEDDDYVNFLAVSMDFLAFSSDLLMLELLTKIIVCFYEAIWTAAYNGATPGKAAMKIRIQYVEAIYPLPLPADMQPQPPPFARQLQGFQAQRIPISALIFPNEVPTFQRAFMRAVSKNLIMTLFFPMCFIMIFFKNNRTAYDIATKTIVVEANPNPTLRHPPPQ, encoded by the exons atggCATCCGTAGATAAGGAAAACGacataaaaaatgaaaagaagTGCGAGGACAGCACCACACCTCCAGTTGGCGCAGAAGCCCAACAGTTAGATGCTGAAAAGGAGAAACTAGTCACATCTGCACCAACAGCAGAAAGTGATATTGGACATGAAATTACTACCAAGGAAGCATATTTTGCTAGTCTAAACGAATGG GTGAAACATGCTAATATCTCGCAAAATGCCATGGCTCTTTTCCCTTTGTATTTAATACATAGCTATCCACAAGTGTTTCAAAACCTGATCAATAATCCTTTGTCTGGTTTGGGCGGTACAATACCACCCATTAATACACAAGCGGTGCCAGCTAATACTCCGAATTTAAACGCGGCCGATGCCAACGCTATTGGTGAACGTGGACGCGTTTTATTTCAGTATCGCATATTAAGTGATCAACTACAAAGTGAACTTATTCATCGTACAGGTGGTTACGAGTATGTTATTGCACCCTTCTGGAAGCGTGTGGTTGCTGAAATCATCGATATGGTTATATTACTGTTGCTGAAGATTGTAGTCACCTTTAcaattatgaatttatttgatttggATTTGGGTTTTGATCTCGACAAGGAAGTATTGCGAAAAGCCATTGAAGATGATGATTACGTTAATTTTTTGGCTGTTTCTATGGACTTTCTAGCTTTTTCTTCAGATCTTCTAATGCTTGAGCTATTAACCAAAATAATAGTTTGTTTCTACGAGGCCATATGGACAGCAGCGTATAACGGTGCTACGCCAGGCAAAGCGGCCATGAAAATACGCATACAATATGTAGAGGCAATTTATCCTTTACCACTACCAGCTGATAtgcaaccacagccaccaccaTTTGCAAGACAGCTTCAGGGTTTTCAAGCCCAACGTATACCAATCAGTGCACTTATATTTCCAAATGAGGTGCCAACATTCCAACGAGCTTTCATGCGTGCCGTATCAAAGAATTTAATAATGACCCTATTTTTTCCAATGtgttttataatgattttctttaaaaataatcgTACAGCTTATGATATAGCAACTAAAACGATTGTTGTTGAGGCGAATCCAAACCCTACGCTTCGACATCCACCACCACAATAG
- the AIMP1 gene encoding aminoacyl tRNA synthase complex-interacting multifunctional protein 1 — MSLYRIFGLGAGRITTTSLHLKTQLLKMPAMEEIIANNKRNAQIISSISAELGVMRGELLAHKKQQLSKENALLKQQVEIAQQQLIALELSHGKKQIALPNTRSFSTEVPSTTIEVNLKSDLAKAPEVESSDKKQAKEKKPKKEKTNANTNTNAPAELSVDVGRLDMRVGKIIEVGRHPDADSLYLEKIDCGESQPRTVVSGLVKFVPLEEMQNRLVVVLCNLKPAKMRGVTSEAMVMCASTPDKVEVLSPPSGAVPGDLVHCEGYTRQPDAQLNPKKKIFETCAPDLRTNDDLVACYKGSSLHVPGKGNVVAQTLKNVNVK; from the exons ATGTCATTATACCGCATTTTTGGACTTGGAGCTGGTAGAATCACAACCACGTCTTTGCATCTTAAAACTCAGCTATTAAAAATGCCTGCAATGGAGGAGATTATTGCCAACAACAAACGCAATGCGCAAATCATTTCGTCCATCTCAGCAGAG ttgGGCGTCATGCGAGGAGAGCTTCTTGcgcataaaaaacaacaattgagcAAAGAAAACGCTTTGTTAAAGCAACAAGTTGAGATTGCGCAGCAGCAACTCATAGCACTAGAACTCAGTCATGGAAAGAAGCAAATTGCATTACCTAATACGCGTAGTTTTTCCACTGAAGTGCCAAGCACCACTATTGAAGTAAATCTTAAAAGTGATCTAGCTAAAGCTCCAGAAGTTGAGTCATCCGATAAAAAGCAAGCGAAGGAAAAGAAACCGAAAAAGGAAAAGACTAATgcaaacacaaatacaaatgccCCCGCGGAACTTTCAGTAGATGTCGGTCGCCTCGATATGCGTGTAGGCAAAATAATTGAAGTTGGTCGTCATCCCGATGCAGACAGTTTATATTTGGAAAAGATCGACTGTGGAGAATCCCAACCACGAACCGTAGTATCTGGTTTGGTTAAATTTGTACCCTTAGAAGAGATGCAAAACCGTCTAGTGGTTGTGCTATGTAATTTGAAACCAGCCAAAATGCGCGGTGTAACTTCCGAAGCGATGGTCATGTGTGCTTCAACACCAGATAAAGTGGAAGTCCTCAGCCCCCCTTCAGGTGCAGTACCTGGTGACTTGGTGCATTGTGAGGGTTACACTCGCCAACCAGATGCTCAACTTAAtcctaagaaaaaaatatttgaaacttgTGCACCTGATTTAAGAACGAATGACGACTTGGTGGCCTGTTATAAAGGTTCGTCGCTCCATGTGCCTGGCAAAGGAAATGTTGTTGCACAAACGCTGAAGAACGTGAATGTGAAGTAA